In Candidatus Deferrimicrobium sp., one DNA window encodes the following:
- the glnD gene encoding [protein-PII] uridylyltransferase, with amino-acid sequence MPLPSLSQDVLQIDLPDRDFLDRLKEFLAGTHVAVREEQRQCLYGGTEACRKISGAMDTALSVLHDRARARFRASAPDMSYRMAVVAVGGYGRRELCPHSDVDLLFLHAYKIDRFVEAMTEWMLYPLWDLGLEVGHSVRNIKETIRLAGADDSIRTALLDHRLVTGDDSLYRESARDLDRFLYFQGGDKFIGKKIGEMRLRHAKVGSTVYLLEPNVKEGRGGLRDLQTAIWGARIKYKCDDLAQLRKKGVVGARTVEAIRHVLDYLLRVRNELHYLQGKKSDVLGFEVQERLAEQFRYRPLGSNQAVERFMRAYYLHAASAARLSDEILEEVGRFLPEEGSRKPFFFLKRKLVGEGGILYKGKLQVKDRVSFEKEPIRILEFFRSMQKTRSALSPQARRNIQVALPAVGAAFREDRRAAKLFLEILADPVHLRETLLAMNESRFLARYIPEFAPLYCKVQRDIYHIYTVDIHSIRCASVLAEIETSSSRTREEEEFHRIHATVRNRGLFHLAILFHDIGKGKGHGHSRIGAEIVARIGARWGLAEQDVSDLVFLVEQHLLMANVSQRRDMHDIELILSFADTVGSAARLDQLYLLTYADMKEVAPEVWNQWKAMLLAELYEKGRNVLDQGALKRPFEEWAYRRREQARELLDGEPREAVDRFLARVDDRYLLATPDGRFVEHCRTLEAFDGKTPIIVAIDSPESGTTEFLVVCPDERGLFAKIAGTLSSNSMNILNASIATTVDSVALDTFHVNYLGKSLQGDPKKERVIADLSRVLRGKTTVEALMAEPRAGKYVRDRVPRYRPTRVVFDNSVSSRCTVVDIFTYDRIGLLYDITITLTVLGIDIALSKISTKADQVADVFYIVDRDGRKIADADRQEEIRQALLASIGA; translated from the coding sequence CCGGCGCCATGGACACCGCCCTGTCGGTTCTCCACGACCGCGCCCGCGCGCGCTTCCGCGCCTCGGCGCCGGACATGTCGTACCGGATGGCGGTCGTCGCGGTGGGCGGCTACGGTCGTCGCGAGCTGTGTCCCCATTCCGACGTGGATCTTCTTTTCCTTCACGCCTACAAGATCGACCGTTTCGTCGAGGCGATGACGGAGTGGATGCTCTACCCGCTGTGGGATCTGGGACTCGAGGTGGGGCACAGCGTCCGCAACATCAAGGAGACGATCCGGCTCGCCGGCGCGGACGACTCGATCCGCACGGCGCTCCTCGACCACCGGCTCGTCACGGGGGACGACTCCCTGTACCGCGAGTCGGCGCGGGACCTGGACCGGTTCCTCTATTTCCAGGGCGGCGACAAGTTCATCGGAAAGAAGATCGGGGAGATGCGTCTTCGGCACGCCAAGGTCGGATCGACGGTCTACCTGCTGGAGCCGAACGTCAAGGAGGGGCGCGGGGGGCTGCGCGACCTGCAGACGGCGATCTGGGGGGCGCGGATCAAGTACAAGTGCGACGACCTGGCGCAGTTGCGGAAGAAGGGCGTGGTGGGAGCCCGGACCGTCGAGGCGATCCGGCACGTCCTCGACTATCTTCTCCGGGTGCGAAACGAGCTTCATTACCTGCAGGGGAAGAAATCCGACGTCCTCGGCTTCGAAGTGCAGGAGCGGCTGGCGGAGCAGTTCCGCTACCGGCCGCTCGGGTCGAACCAGGCCGTCGAGCGATTCATGCGGGCGTACTATCTCCACGCGGCCTCTGCGGCCCGGCTCTCCGACGAGATCCTCGAGGAGGTGGGGCGGTTCCTGCCGGAGGAGGGGAGCCGAAAGCCGTTCTTCTTCCTGAAGCGGAAGCTCGTCGGCGAGGGGGGGATCCTCTACAAGGGGAAGCTGCAGGTCAAGGACCGCGTCTCCTTCGAGAAAGAGCCGATCCGGATCCTCGAGTTCTTCCGGTCGATGCAGAAGACGAGGTCGGCCCTCTCACCGCAGGCACGGCGAAACATCCAGGTGGCGTTGCCCGCCGTGGGGGCCGCGTTCCGCGAGGACCGGCGGGCGGCGAAGCTCTTCCTCGAGATCCTCGCCGACCCGGTGCACTTGAGGGAGACGCTCCTCGCGATGAACGAGAGCCGCTTTCTCGCCCGGTACATCCCCGAGTTCGCGCCCCTCTACTGCAAGGTGCAGCGGGACATCTACCACATCTACACGGTGGACATCCACTCCATCCGCTGCGCAAGCGTCCTGGCGGAGATCGAGACCTCCTCTTCCCGCACGAGGGAAGAGGAGGAGTTTCACCGGATCCACGCGACCGTGCGGAACCGCGGGCTGTTCCACCTCGCGATCCTGTTTCACGATATCGGGAAGGGGAAGGGGCACGGCCACAGCCGGATCGGCGCGGAGATCGTGGCGCGCATCGGCGCCCGGTGGGGGCTCGCGGAACAGGATGTGTCGGACCTCGTCTTCCTCGTGGAGCAGCACCTGCTGATGGCCAACGTTTCGCAGCGACGCGACATGCACGACATCGAGCTGATCCTCTCCTTCGCCGACACCGTGGGATCGGCCGCCCGGCTGGACCAGCTCTACCTGCTCACCTACGCGGACATGAAGGAGGTGGCTCCGGAGGTCTGGAACCAGTGGAAGGCGATGCTCCTGGCCGAACTGTACGAGAAGGGGCGCAACGTCCTGGATCAGGGGGCCCTCAAGCGCCCGTTCGAGGAATGGGCGTACCGGCGGCGCGAACAGGCGAGGGAGCTGCTGGACGGGGAGCCCCGGGAGGCAGTGGATCGGTTCCTCGCCCGCGTGGACGACCGGTATCTGCTCGCCACTCCCGATGGCCGCTTCGTGGAGCATTGCCGGACCCTCGAGGCGTTCGACGGGAAGACACCCATCATCGTGGCGATCGATTCGCCGGAATCGGGGACCACGGAATTCCTCGTCGTCTGCCCCGACGAGCGCGGCCTCTTCGCGAAGATCGCGGGGACGCTGTCGTCCAACAGCATGAATATCCTCAACGCCTCGATCGCCACCACCGTGGACTCCGTGGCGCTGGACACGTTCCATGTAAATTATCTCGGCAAGTCCCTGCAGGGGGACCCGAAGAAGGAGCGCGTTATCGCGGACCTTTCGCGCGTCCTCCGTGGGAAGACCACTGTGGAGGCCCTCATGGCCGAGCCCCGGGCGGGAAAGTACGTCCGGGACCGTGTCCCCCGGTACCGGCCCACCCGCGTCGTCTTCGACAACTCGGTCTCCTCGCGCTGCACCGTGGTGGACATCTTCACCTACGACCGGATCGGGCTCCTCTATGACATCACGATCACGCTGACGGTGCTGGGGATCGACATCGCGCTTTCCAAGATCTCCACGAAAGCGGACCAGGTCGCGGACGTCTTCTACATCGTCGATCGGGACGGGCGGAAGATCGCGGACGCCGATCGCCAGGAGGAGATCCGTCAGGCGCTCCTCGCGTCCATCGGCGCCTAG
- a CDS encoding metallophosphoesterase has translation MKVGILSDSHDHRDAAEGALLLFRAEGVEMVFHLGDVCSPAVLAGYDDPAILLRGVFGNNDSDRVGLQEATGGAFRQGPRIETVDGRKILLAHSYDQLRGELTGKGRFDLVLFGHTHRPLTMHVGKALVVNPGELCGLMRGRRTCAIVDLVTMKPRIVEIPLPRSG, from the coding sequence GTGAAAGTGGGGATCCTCTCTGACTCTCACGACCACCGGGACGCCGCGGAAGGCGCCCTCCTCCTTTTCCGCGCCGAGGGGGTGGAAATGGTGTTCCATCTCGGGGATGTCTGTTCGCCGGCCGTCCTCGCGGGGTACGACGACCCGGCGATCCTTCTGCGCGGGGTCTTCGGCAACAACGACTCCGATCGCGTCGGGCTGCAGGAGGCGACCGGCGGGGCTTTCCGGCAAGGGCCGCGCATCGAGACGGTGGACGGACGGAAGATCCTCCTCGCTCATTCCTACGACCAGTTGCGGGGAGAGCTCACCGGGAAAGGGCGGTTCGACCTCGTTCTCTTCGGGCACACGCATCGGCCGCTCACGATGCATGTGGGAAAGGCGCTGGTGGTGAACCCGGGGGAGTTGTGCGGCCTCATGCGGGGGAGGAGGACGTGCGCGATCGTCGACCTGGTCACGATGAAGCCTCGAATCGTGGAGATCCCTCTTCCGCGGAGCGGCTGA